One window from the genome of Echinicola vietnamensis DSM 17526 encodes:
- the proC gene encoding pyrroline-5-carboxylate reductase — MKNLKIAIIGCGNLGLSIVNGLLETEGFEAKNLMVTKRHPENLSHLQSLGVTVTADNKSAAKAADLVILGVKPYNIPHILKEIAPVVSPDKQTIISLATGVTLEEMYQHLPSTTALYRAMPNIAADIQESITCICGQNSTPENEDIIKALFNSIGISIIIEEHLMEAATVLGACGIAYVLRFMRAMTQGGIQIGFDAKTANTIVNQTVKGAAELLIKKGIHPEAAIDKVTTPKGCTIVGLNEMEHHGFSAAMVKGVLASYEKIEK; from the coding sequence ATGAAAAATTTAAAAATTGCCATCATAGGATGTGGAAACCTTGGACTCTCCATTGTCAATGGCTTACTGGAAACTGAAGGGTTTGAAGCGAAAAACCTCATGGTCACCAAACGACATCCTGAAAACCTTTCTCACCTTCAATCGCTCGGGGTAACCGTTACAGCAGACAATAAATCCGCTGCCAAAGCAGCAGACTTGGTCATCCTTGGTGTGAAGCCTTATAACATCCCGCATATCCTTAAGGAAATAGCCCCCGTGGTCAGTCCTGATAAACAAACCATCATTTCCTTGGCCACAGGCGTGACCCTGGAAGAAATGTATCAGCACTTACCTTCAACCACCGCTCTTTATCGTGCCATGCCCAATATAGCGGCCGATATTCAGGAATCGATCACCTGCATCTGTGGTCAAAACAGTACTCCCGAAAATGAAGACATCATAAAAGCGCTCTTCAATAGCATTGGCATTTCGATCATTATTGAAGAGCATTTGATGGAGGCAGCTACCGTTTTGGGGGCCTGTGGGATTGCTTATGTACTGCGCTTTATGCGGGCCATGACCCAAGGCGGGATCCAAATAGGCTTCGATGCCAAAACCGCCAATACCATTGTCAACCAAACCGTAAAAGGTGCTGCCGAATTATTGATCAAAAAAGGCATTCACCCAGAAGCTGCCATTGATAAGGTCACCACTCCAAAAGGCTGCACCATCGTTGGCCTCAATGAAATGGAGCACCATGGCTTCAGTGCCGCGATGGTCAAAGGAGTCCTGGCATCCTATGAAAAGATCGAAAAGTAA
- a CDS encoding alanine racemase: MPLLPAITSPTLLVHEAVCKANIARMSDKGRKHRLNLIPHFKTHQSRAIGNWYKEYGIEEITVSSLHMAEYFVGQSWKNIHIAFPFNPLEIDLLEQLTLQSSISIQLVNAQVTQLLADRLQNPVEFFIEIDAGYGRAGIEVSDFGAIEAIMRIANRSDKLNFKGFYIHAGHTYHADPAGIHRIHEQTKSALKMLKDKYFDEFPSLKTRIGDTPSCSLESDFDGVDEIGPGNFVFYDLTQVHIGSCNKSDIGIALAAPVVDIKKTKHEILIHGGGVHLAKDVLTYPDGSQNFGELVVFNGQGWDIPETPSFLKSISQEHGLVNATDELLSKVKVGDIIGILPVHSCMTADCMRGFLGLSGEKLDHFKGQQKLQ, from the coding sequence ATGCCATTATTGCCTGCTATAACTTCGCCTACCTTGTTGGTCCATGAAGCAGTTTGCAAAGCGAACATTGCCCGCATGTCCGATAAGGGCAGAAAACACCGTCTAAACCTTATCCCTCATTTCAAAACCCATCAATCCCGAGCGATAGGAAATTGGTACAAGGAATACGGGATCGAAGAAATAACCGTTTCTTCCCTCCACATGGCGGAATACTTTGTAGGACAATCATGGAAAAACATCCACATTGCTTTTCCCTTTAACCCTTTGGAGATTGACCTGCTGGAGCAATTGACACTCCAAAGCTCGATTTCCATCCAATTGGTCAATGCGCAAGTAACTCAGCTGCTTGCTGATCGTCTTCAAAATCCGGTGGAATTCTTTATTGAAATCGACGCAGGCTATGGCCGAGCCGGGATAGAAGTGAGCGACTTCGGAGCCATTGAAGCAATCATGCGCATTGCCAACAGGTCTGACAAACTTAACTTTAAGGGATTTTACATCCATGCAGGACACACCTACCATGCTGATCCAGCCGGAATACACCGTATTCACGAGCAAACCAAATCGGCCTTAAAAATGCTGAAGGACAAGTACTTTGATGAATTCCCCTCCTTAAAGACCAGAATTGGGGATACTCCTAGCTGTTCTCTCGAAAGCGACTTTGATGGCGTGGATGAAATAGGTCCCGGCAATTTCGTTTTTTACGATCTCACCCAAGTGCACATTGGGAGCTGTAACAAATCCGATATCGGTATTGCGCTAGCGGCGCCTGTCGTGGACATCAAGAAAACCAAACATGAAATCCTTATCCACGGCGGGGGTGTTCACCTGGCCAAGGATGTCCTGACCTATCCTGATGGATCCCAAAATTTTGGGGAATTGGTGGTGTTTAACGGACAGGGATGGGACATCCCAGAGACTCCTTCTTTCCTAAAAAGCATTAGCCAAGAACATGGATTGGTCAACGCGACGGACGAATTGCTCTCTAAGGTAAAGGTCGGTGATATCATTGGCATTCTCCCTGTCCACAGCTGCATGACTGCAGATTGTATGCGCGGCTTTCTCGGTCTAAGCGGAGAAAAATTAGATCACTTCAAAGGTCAGCAAAAACTCCAATAG
- a CDS encoding alpha/beta hydrolase, which translates to MFKKLLPILISISIVLAVGYMLGPKETYSDMAGTYPNVPADLQKLEAYIQQKEDTVTGLKPNNQAQIVWADTTKAKTPYSIVYIHGFGASQMEGDPVHRKLAAHFGANLYLTRLPEHGIDRANAFEYLTAEKLADGAREAFMIGKQLGDKVIVMGTSMGGALTVLLASEREDIEGILLYSPCIRDNGNQLEGFFSPWTGWLFERFGTNEDGVILNPREGEKAQYWSNQMHINAYVSLAKLVYSKMNEETFKKITQPLFLGYYYKDKEHQDHVVSVPAMIEMYQQVDTPAPQKEKVAFPESGNHVIGSSITSGDWEGVLQSSIDFLETVVKVPAPAQEAAHLTENPS; encoded by the coding sequence ATGTTCAAGAAACTTCTCCCCATCCTTATTTCCATTTCGATCGTCCTGGCCGTTGGCTATATGCTAGGCCCAAAAGAAACCTATAGCGATATGGCAGGAACCTACCCCAATGTCCCCGCTGATCTTCAAAAACTGGAAGCGTATATCCAGCAAAAAGAGGACACCGTAACAGGCCTCAAGCCCAACAACCAGGCACAAATCGTGTGGGCAGACACCACCAAGGCCAAAACCCCCTATTCCATTGTCTACATTCATGGATTTGGCGCCAGTCAGATGGAGGGAGATCCCGTACACCGGAAATTGGCCGCACACTTTGGTGCCAACCTATACCTTACCCGCCTTCCCGAACATGGCATTGATCGGGCAAATGCTTTTGAATACCTTACGGCTGAGAAACTGGCCGACGGGGCGCGGGAGGCGTTTATGATTGGAAAGCAGCTGGGCGATAAGGTCATCGTAATGGGCACCTCCATGGGCGGAGCACTGACGGTATTATTGGCTTCAGAGCGGGAAGATATCGAAGGAATTCTGCTATACTCACCATGCATTAGAGACAATGGCAATCAGCTAGAAGGCTTTTTCAGCCCTTGGACGGGATGGCTATTTGAGCGGTTTGGCACGAACGAAGATGGGGTGATCCTCAACCCTCGGGAAGGTGAAAAAGCTCAGTACTGGTCAAACCAAATGCACATCAATGCCTATGTTAGTTTGGCCAAGTTGGTGTACAGTAAAATGAACGAGGAAACATTCAAAAAAATAACGCAACCGTTGTTTTTAGGGTACTACTATAAAGACAAGGAGCATCAAGATCATGTCGTTTCTGTACCGGCCATGATTGAGATGTACCAACAAGTCGACACCCCTGCTCCCCAAAAAGAAAAGGTCGCTTTCCCGGAATCCGGAAACCATGTCATTGGATCAAGCATCACGTCTGGAGATTGGGAAGGAGTATTGCAATCCAGTATTGATTTTTTGGAAACAGTCGTAAAAGTACCTGCACCAGCCCAGGAAGCAGCACATCTCACCGAAAACCCTTCTTGA
- a CDS encoding efflux RND transporter periplasmic adaptor subunit, with amino-acid sequence MLCKETRFKHFPLPLILMVGILFFGCEEEKKVDEGLPLPVISLKEEKAARSYQYLGSIEGVENVEIRPQVDGILEQIYVDEGDFVEKGQPLFKINSQPYMEDLKNAQANVELEKAKLRKAKTEIDRLQPLIDNEVISEVRMQTTLADYEVAKSALQQAEAVAANMRINLEFTTIKAPVNGFMGRIPRSIGNVVKKTDSEPLTTLSNVHEVYVYFSMSESDYLYYERMKKDSSSKKLNPNVKLILADGSIYDKVGTIDANSGQINRSTGSIALRARFSNPDTLLRSGNTGKILMEQIYPEAILIPQGATASIHDKKFVYTLNEDNTVNRKEIKIEGRSGKEYIVSDGSLSPDDRIVTSGLDKLTDGVKVKPLQQGQLLSSEE; translated from the coding sequence ATGTTATGTAAAGAAACTCGCTTCAAGCATTTTCCTTTGCCACTGATTTTAATGGTGGGAATTTTATTTTTCGGTTGTGAAGAGGAGAAAAAAGTGGATGAAGGTTTACCACTTCCAGTCATCAGCCTCAAGGAAGAAAAAGCGGCAAGATCTTATCAGTACCTTGGATCCATAGAGGGGGTTGAGAATGTAGAAATCCGTCCCCAGGTGGACGGCATTTTAGAACAAATCTATGTAGATGAAGGGGACTTTGTGGAAAAAGGACAGCCCCTATTCAAGATCAACAGTCAGCCTTACATGGAAGATCTTAAAAATGCCCAGGCAAATGTAGAATTGGAAAAAGCCAAATTGCGAAAGGCCAAAACAGAGATTGATCGCTTACAGCCACTTATCGACAATGAAGTGATTTCAGAGGTGAGGATGCAAACCACCTTGGCCGATTACGAAGTGGCCAAATCCGCTTTGCAGCAGGCAGAAGCAGTGGCTGCTAACATGCGGATCAACTTGGAATTCACCACCATCAAAGCACCCGTAAATGGTTTTATGGGCAGGATTCCTCGCTCCATTGGTAACGTGGTCAAAAAAACGGATTCCGAGCCCTTGACCACCCTCTCCAATGTCCATGAGGTCTACGTTTATTTTTCCATGAGTGAATCCGACTACCTGTATTATGAAAGGATGAAGAAGGATTCCAGCTCCAAAAAGCTGAATCCTAATGTAAAACTGATACTAGCTGATGGCAGCATCTATGATAAAGTAGGGACCATTGACGCCAACTCCGGACAGATCAACCGTTCCACGGGATCGATTGCCTTACGAGCCCGATTCTCCAATCCTGACACCCTTCTAAGGTCTGGTAACACCGGAAAAATCCTTATGGAACAGATTTATCCCGAGGCCATCTTGATTCCCCAAGGAGCTACAGCTTCTATTCATGACAAAAAATTCGTTTACACCTTAAACGAAGACAATACCGTCAACCGAAAAGAAATCAAAATAGAGGGAAGATCCGGGAAAGAATATATCGTCAGTGACGGGAGTCTTTCTCCAGATGACCGTATCGTTACTTCAGGACTGGACAAGCTCACAGATGGTGTTAAAGTAAAACCTCTTCAACAGGGACAATTGCTTTCTTCCGAGGAATAG
- a CDS encoding efflux RND transporter permease subunit, which translates to MIKNIINRPVLALVISILLILAGAASISQLPVERFPEIAPPSVSVQVYYPGANAETVAKSVLLPLEEAINGAENMSYINSTATNSGRGRSTVYFEPGTDPNVAAVEIQNRISQVMESIPSEVREAGIVVLKRLKGSLMTIQIYSDGVYDETFLNAYTRMNIRRELKRVSGIAEASILRSRDYAMRIWLNPEKMALYGLTPREVYNQVRDQSFEAAPGKFGENSDEVFEIVMKHSGRFSEPDEYENLVIKTEDDGTQLRLKDVARLEFGASNYASDNKLDGMSAVTIDIVQQQGANAVEIDKAVRKVLENQSKAFPEGMEYRISYSVRDQIDESMHHVQKTLMEAFVLVFLVVFIFLQNTRATIITAISIPVSLIGTFFFLSMIGATMNVLSMFSIVLAIGIVVDDAIVVIEAIYEKMEDEGLKVKDAVVAAMAEITGAIISITIVIAAVFLPVGFLDGPVGVFYQEFAYTIIFAVLISAVNALTLVPVLSALILKEKDPNKKRKRIPLIERIRESRAANTAKTLRDKGLRKFDSAFDKFTEKYLSVVKWSIRHKWWTMGGLVLVTGLTFLMATTTPKGFIPTEDDNFLIFSLTMPEGSSLHRTNQVLKQADSLLHQQPAVASVNTISGYNIVDDSESSSTGLGYIKLKEIGKRGDVREIGEVVKLLTKKLSVLSEASINIYPRPTVQGFGNFDGVQIVLQDYSDGDYGEFGQLINGFINELTKQESIEKAFTSFNPNFPQYKIKIDYEKAKAMGVSVKDMMFTIQSNFGRTRVGDFNRFTRQYMVYMQSDIQYRETPDAINSIMVKNNQGEMVPINTFVTLEETYGPETVFRYNLYSAARINITPAKGYSTGDVMAVIEEMSNSKLPANLGFEWTGMSLEEKKSGSNTTIIFVISIILIYFILAAQYESFWLPMAVILSLPAGILGVFVFINLAGIENNIYVQVGLVMLVGLLAKNAILIVEFVSQKRKEGLNVADAVVEACALRIRPILMTSFAFTAGLVPLMFSVGSSAQGTKSVSIGTAGGMIFGISLGVIFIPVLAYIFQQIQDRYFIETIEKD; encoded by the coding sequence ATGATTAAAAATATCATCAACAGGCCCGTGCTGGCGTTGGTCATTTCCATTTTGCTCATTTTGGCCGGGGCTGCCAGTATCAGTCAGTTACCGGTAGAGCGATTTCCTGAGATTGCTCCTCCCAGTGTCAGTGTCCAAGTGTATTACCCGGGTGCAAACGCTGAGACCGTTGCCAAATCCGTATTGCTTCCCTTGGAAGAAGCCATAAATGGGGCTGAAAACATGAGTTACATCAACTCCACCGCCACCAACTCTGGCCGTGGACGATCCACAGTTTATTTCGAGCCAGGAACGGATCCCAACGTGGCCGCCGTGGAGATCCAAAACAGGATCTCCCAAGTCATGGAATCCATTCCTTCGGAGGTAAGGGAAGCAGGTATCGTGGTGCTCAAAAGGCTAAAAGGTTCCCTTATGACCATCCAGATTTACAGTGACGGTGTATATGATGAAACCTTCTTGAATGCTTATACCCGGATGAATATCCGCCGGGAGCTGAAAAGGGTGAGCGGTATTGCCGAGGCCTCCATTCTCCGTTCACGGGATTATGCCATGCGGATATGGCTCAACCCGGAAAAAATGGCCCTTTACGGCTTGACCCCAAGAGAGGTATATAACCAAGTTCGGGACCAAAGCTTCGAAGCGGCACCAGGAAAGTTTGGTGAAAATTCGGATGAGGTTTTTGAAATTGTGATGAAGCACAGCGGCCGTTTCAGCGAACCCGATGAGTACGAAAACCTCGTCATCAAAACGGAAGATGATGGAACACAATTGCGGCTAAAGGATGTCGCCAGATTAGAATTCGGTGCCTCTAACTATGCCAGTGACAACAAACTGGATGGCATGTCGGCAGTGACCATTGATATCGTGCAGCAGCAAGGAGCCAATGCTGTAGAAATCGATAAGGCGGTCAGAAAAGTCCTCGAGAACCAATCAAAGGCATTCCCTGAAGGAATGGAGTACAGGATTTCTTACAGTGTCCGTGACCAGATTGACGAATCCATGCACCATGTGCAGAAGACGCTGATGGAAGCCTTTGTGCTGGTGTTTTTGGTCGTCTTTATATTCCTCCAAAATACTCGGGCTACCATCATCACGGCCATTTCGATCCCCGTTTCGCTGATCGGTACCTTCTTCTTTCTCAGCATGATTGGGGCGACGATGAACGTGCTCAGTATGTTTTCCATAGTATTGGCCATCGGGATTGTGGTGGATGATGCCATTGTCGTCATAGAGGCCATATATGAAAAAATGGAGGATGAAGGCCTTAAGGTCAAGGATGCCGTGGTCGCGGCGATGGCTGAAATCACAGGAGCCATCATATCCATTACCATTGTTATTGCGGCAGTTTTCCTACCTGTGGGATTCTTGGACGGACCTGTCGGCGTATTTTACCAAGAATTTGCTTACACCATTATCTTTGCCGTGCTGATCTCAGCAGTAAACGCACTGACGTTGGTACCGGTCCTTAGTGCCTTGATTCTTAAGGAAAAAGACCCCAATAAAAAACGTAAGCGAATTCCCCTTATCGAACGGATTCGGGAAAGCCGGGCGGCAAACACCGCCAAAACACTTCGTGACAAAGGGTTGCGGAAATTCGACAGTGCCTTTGACAAGTTTACGGAAAAATACCTTTCTGTAGTAAAATGGTCTATCCGTCATAAATGGTGGACGATGGGCGGTTTGGTATTGGTCACAGGATTGACTTTCCTCATGGCCACCACCACTCCTAAGGGCTTTATCCCTACTGAGGACGATAACTTCCTTATCTTTTCCCTTACCATGCCAGAGGGATCGTCCCTTCACCGTACCAATCAGGTACTGAAACAAGCGGACTCATTGCTCCACCAACAACCAGCTGTCGCCAGTGTCAATACCATTTCCGGTTATAATATTGTGGATGACTCTGAAAGTTCATCCACTGGCTTGGGCTATATCAAGCTAAAGGAAATTGGCAAACGGGGCGATGTCAGGGAGATCGGTGAAGTCGTCAAGCTGCTGACCAAAAAGCTCAGTGTACTCAGTGAAGCCAGCATCAATATCTACCCTAGACCTACCGTACAGGGGTTTGGTAACTTCGATGGGGTACAGATTGTCTTGCAGGATTATTCTGACGGGGACTATGGAGAATTCGGTCAGCTGATCAATGGTTTTATTAATGAACTCACCAAGCAAGAGTCCATTGAGAAGGCCTTTACCTCCTTCAACCCCAATTTTCCGCAGTACAAAATCAAAATTGACTACGAAAAGGCAAAAGCCATGGGGGTCAGCGTGAAGGACATGATGTTTACGATCCAATCTAACTTTGGCCGTACGCGGGTGGGAGACTTCAACCGTTTTACGCGGCAGTACATGGTATACATGCAATCAGACATCCAATATCGGGAAACGCCCGATGCCATCAACTCCATCATGGTCAAAAACAACCAAGGGGAAATGGTTCCCATCAATACATTTGTGACCTTGGAAGAAACCTATGGGCCGGAAACCGTCTTCCGCTATAACCTTTACAGTGCTGCCAGGATCAACATCACACCAGCCAAAGGTTACAGTACCGGTGATGTGATGGCGGTCATTGAAGAAATGAGCAATAGTAAACTCCCCGCCAACTTGGGTTTTGAATGGACAGGTATGAGCTTGGAAGAGAAAAAATCAGGTTCAAATACCACGATCATTTTTGTCATCAGTATAATCTTGATCTACTTTATCTTGGCCGCCCAATACGAAAGTTTCTGGCTACCCATGGCCGTGATCCTGTCCCTTCCTGCAGGTATCTTAGGGGTGTTTGTATTTATCAACCTTGCAGGCATCGAGAACAATATTTACGTGCAGGTAGGACTAGTGATGTTGGTTGGTCTATTGGCCAAAAACGCCATTCTGATCGTGGAGTTTGTCTCCCAAAAGAGAAAAGAAGGACTTAATGTAGCAGACGCCGTAGTGGAGGCGTGTGCCTTACGGATCAGGCCTATTTTGATGACCTCTTTTGCCTTTACGGCAGGTTTGGTGCCCTTGATGTTTTCCGTGGGCTCTTCTGCCCAAGGCACCAAATCAGTAAGTATCGGTACAGCTGGAGGAATGATTTTCGGCATTTCATTAGGGGTAATCTTTATCCCAGTGCTGGCCTATATCTTCCAGCAAATCCAAGACAGGTACTTTATTGAAACGATAGAAAAAGACTAA
- a CDS encoding diaminopimelate decarboxylase: MNKYIDLIQQTFDFPTKEFKVEDDNLFFNGVNLMEIIEEYGTPLKLTYLPKISESIQNAKTYFNNAMQAHDYHGKYTYCYCTKSSHFSFVLDEALKNDIHIETSSTFDIPLVRSLYEKGKITKDTHIVCNGFKRDLYKHYISELLNDGFHNCIPVLDNLTEIDYYLEHVKVPFQVGIRIAADEEPKFGFYTSRLGVRYKDIIDLYEQKIKDNPNVSLKMLHFFINSGIRDTAYYWSELTRFIQKYVDLKAVCPELDTMDIGGGWPIKTNVFFDYDYQYMADQIVKNIKWMCAKNNTVEPHIFTEFGSYTVGESGAVLYSILEEKLQNDKELWYMIDGSFITQLPDSWGLNQKYIMLAVNNWKEEYHNINLGGLTCDSMDYYNSEAHQYNIYLPKKKKQKPQYIGFFHTGAYQESLGGYGGIQHCLIPAPKHVLIDRDTDGTITHRLFAQEQNSESMLKTLGY, translated from the coding sequence ATGAACAAATACATTGATCTAATTCAACAAACTTTCGATTTTCCTACGAAGGAATTCAAGGTGGAAGATGATAACCTGTTTTTTAATGGTGTAAACCTGATGGAGATCATCGAAGAGTACGGTACTCCATTAAAGCTTACCTATCTTCCAAAAATCAGTGAAAGTATCCAAAATGCGAAAACTTACTTTAACAATGCGATGCAAGCCCATGATTATCATGGCAAATACACGTACTGTTACTGTACCAAATCCTCTCATTTTAGTTTTGTGCTGGATGAGGCGCTGAAAAATGATATTCACATTGAAACATCTTCTACATTTGACATCCCGTTGGTGAGAAGCCTCTATGAAAAAGGTAAAATCACCAAGGATACGCACATCGTTTGTAATGGGTTCAAACGGGACTTGTATAAGCATTATATTTCGGAATTGCTCAATGACGGATTCCATAATTGTATTCCGGTCTTGGATAATCTTACCGAAATTGACTACTACCTGGAACATGTCAAGGTTCCGTTCCAAGTGGGCATTAGGATTGCAGCGGATGAGGAGCCAAAATTTGGTTTTTATACTTCACGGTTGGGGGTGAGGTACAAGGATATCATTGATTTATACGAGCAGAAGATCAAGGATAACCCCAATGTAAGCCTTAAAATGCTCCATTTCTTTATCAATTCAGGGATCAGGGATACGGCCTATTACTGGTCGGAGTTGACACGGTTTATCCAAAAGTACGTGGATTTGAAAGCCGTTTGTCCCGAGCTGGATACCATGGATATTGGTGGGGGCTGGCCCATTAAGACGAATGTCTTTTTCGACTACGATTACCAATACATGGCCGATCAAATTGTCAAAAACATCAAATGGATGTGTGCCAAGAATAATACGGTGGAACCCCATATATTTACGGAATTTGGGAGTTATACAGTAGGAGAAAGCGGGGCTGTGCTGTATTCTATTCTGGAAGAAAAACTCCAAAACGATAAAGAGCTTTGGTACATGATCGATGGCTCATTTATTACCCAACTGCCCGATAGCTGGGGGCTTAATCAGAAATACATCATGCTGGCCGTCAACAATTGGAAAGAGGAATACCATAATATTAACTTGGGCGGACTGACCTGTGATAGCATGGACTATTATAATTCTGAGGCCCACCAGTATAATATCTACCTCCCCAAAAAGAAGAAACAAAAGCCGCAGTACATTGGATTCTTCCATACAGGAGCCTACCAGGAGTCTTTGGGCGGCTATGGCGGAATTCAGCATTGCTTGATTCCTGCACCCAAACACGTGCTGATCGATCGGGATACAGATGGCACCATCACGCATCGCCTATTTGCACAAGAGCAAAATAGTGAAAGTATGCTGAAGACATTAGGGTATTGA